The genomic window aactccgttcccgcgggttctgtcgctggtgttaatggagaaaaggtctcctgcctctcgacacccccttacgaggaagttgtagactgcgatgaggtctcccctcagcctcctcttctccaggctgaacaggcccagtgccctcagccgttcctcgtacgtcttcccctccaggcctttcaccatcttcgtagccctcctctggacactctccaacagtttcatgtcctttttatactgtggtgcccagaactgcacacagtactcgaggtgaggcaTATGAAGACATTCAGAGTAGTGAGGATGAGGGAAGGTGTTAGAAATGAGGTCAGAAAGACCTTGTAAGACTGAGTGACCAGTCAATAAAATGGCTGATAAAATCAGTGCAGGTAAATGATGCACACAGGAAAAAGAGTCCTTGTTTCAAACACAGGCAGATTGACTCTGAGCTGGCATGTGCCACTCAGGAGCAAGGCCTTGTTCCCCATTATTGACAGTTTCCATAAAAGTATCCATTCAATGCATAgcattcaataaataaataaataaataaataaataagcaggaAGGAGTAGAAAACTAAAACTTCCATGCCACTGGCTCCATAGTTTCCCAACATCATTAAAACTATGTTTCTGATTCCCCACATCTCCAAAAGTATACAATATGGGAGGGAAACAATAAAACGAGCACATGTATATAATAGGACTTTCTATCCTGGAAAAATTAAGTCTTACTGGAGATGCAAGGTCTCCAAAATCACCACAGGCATAGGCATAGTGTTTAGAGACTAATAACCTAACAGACTAAATTGTCTATTGCGATAGAAAGGAATGTGAGGAACTTACATCAGACAGAAGAGGCTCGAAGCAAATAAATTGCTCTTCAGACAATATGAAGAATCTTTGCTGTAGATGCTGGTGTATGCTAAAAGTTTCCATGGGTTTAAGCAGAGTTTGGAATAATTCTTGGAATAGAAGTCCAATGAGAAGTATGTCACATAAAATACCATGGGTGGCTCAAAGAGTCCTGAGCTGCAAATGGCTTGAATAGCAGGAAGGTACCTAGGGGAGGTATTATGTGCTTGtcctatttttattctgttctctAGACAactgctttttgctgctgttgggtACAGAACAGCGGAGCAGATGAACCTTTGGTCAGATCCTAGGAAGCTATTCTTCTGATTTTAGCATTGTTGCCCCATTTTTGACCTGTGCGGTAAAGATGAAGTTTGGAGTCTCCTGTGTATATTTTCTGCGGTTTTGTTATGAGCTGAAATTGATGATGGAGagattttttaatgcaattttgcCTACTCATAGGTATGTATAAAATCTTGTTTCCCCACCTAGTTCTCTTGTTCAGAGCACCAAGATGCTTACAACCAAGGCACccgcaggatcagtttgggaaggatggcatcccatgggagcgactccacagcacagaggacaagagtgaccaagaaggagcagtGAAGTGCcatagactgaccacagcccccattcccctgcgccgcctggggggaggaggtggaagagggtggatggccttttgggtttctttcctttgtttctcgcttctctagcttgttaggaATAGGCAATGAATGGGACTGTCTCCCTACTCTGGCCTGTCAAGATCATTGTTGAGcaatctccccatccttatctcaaccctcaaGCCCTTTGCAtcctcttttctccctgttcctctttgaggagggggagtaagagagcggttgtggtggagctcagctgcccacccgagtaaaaccatCCCAGAAGCGCATGTTGAGAACTGCTTTGGAGAGCAGTTTTCCAAAGATGCCCAAGATGAGTTCCTGGAATGTGCAAAGGGTGCAAAGGGCTCTTTAGTGAAACCTGGGGGAAAAAGTTAAGGTCCAGGTTACAGTAGTATACGTTCTCTGCGCTTCTCACGAAATGTACACGTTGGGAAGAGGAATGGCAAGCAGATtctttttcagggaagaaaCCAATTTGGAAGGGCGACGTTTGCTTTCTCCCATTTGCCAGCAGCCTCTCCTGATCGCGGTGACGTTTGCTGGATAACCCTGGGAGGCCTCCCGGTTAGGTCCACCAGCTCCTTCAGAACCCATTTGTGCATCCTGCCAGGCTTTTCCCCACAGGCCCCAACGTGCCCCCCTGGCCCTACGAAAAAGACCCTTTGTCCGCAGAGGGGAGGCCACGTGGAGTTGGATTTCCCCAAGGACACAGCGAGCGCTGAGACCACGTACATGTACAGAGTTTTATTGCCCACAGGGTGCCACGGTCACCTAGGGCCTTGTCTGCCTTCTCCACGCTCGGGTGTCCTCAGTGCTGCTCGGGCCCTGGAAAGCTGCAACAAGACAGAcagagctgtgagcagccagcccaggcagCTGTGCCCCCTGATCACTCCTGATGCTTGCTGGATCCCTGATCTCCGGATCACTCCTTGATGGTTGCTCAAGCTTTTGAAGGAACTCGGAGGCAGGTTGCAAGGCAAAGCCCTGCGTCCCTGTCTACCCCATCTTCAGCCATGGGACACAGCACGGTGTGTGCCCTGTTCTGCAAAGGCAGGGCCCGGaggaaagagcaaagagaaagcagaggccCCTACATCGCTCTGGTCAGGAAAGGGAGTGGGAAGTTCCAGTGCGGGCTCTCACCAAGGATTTCGAAGGTCGATGGGTGCAGCCTCTGCCCGTTCTCTAGGCAGCCTCTCCTGGCTACGTCACGGAGCCTCTCCAACATGGGGGGGGCGTTTCTGGCCTAGGGCAAGACAGGAAGGCACAAGTTCACGGGGTCCAAAAAGATGCCTTCTGTTGCTCCTCagccagctggggcagggggaaggggagaggcagggcagggccacaGGGCCCTGACGTCTCGCTGGAGCACAGCTTCCTTACCAGGTAAGTGCAGAGCGCATCCTGCAGCTCTTGTGCACCCAGCCTCTCGCAGAGAGAGATGATGTCCTGTGGCCGCCTCAGCCCCATAAATGGAGCACAGAGACTGAAGGTGATCTTGCACATCTGAAAAAGAGAGTTGTGCCGTcattcctcctccagcagcgtgTCTGGGACCTGCCCAGGGAGCTCAGCCAGCCACGCCTGGGCCGTGGCCACGCAGCTTTCTGGGGCTTTGGGAGCAAGCTCCAAGGGCACTTACGCTGGCAACTGCAGAGTCGGGATCCCGGAGGTGCAGGAAAAGGCTGACCCATGTTTCCGCCACTTCTCCGGCAAAGAACGACCGCTTGCTCGAGGCTGAGGAGGCCAGGACTGAATAGAGGCGCAAGGCCGAGTAGCGAAGGTACTCTTCTTCCTGCAAGCAGAAAGCCGTTTGTCAGCTGGGTAACGAGGCCGAAGCAGGCACTCAGCCAGCAGAGGCCATCCAGGCGGCGCGTGCaggcccctgcccaccccacgCTTCTCAGAGCAGCGGCAGCAAGAGCTGGCTTCACTCACAGACTCGAAGAACATCTTGGTGGCCCTGGCGATGTCTTCAAAGGCCGATCCCAAGTTCACCGCCTGCAGCACCCTCACGAGCTCAGCTAGCGCCAGCATGCTTTCTGCAACCACCTCGGGACAGGCAGTGTCCGCCAGGCTCTGTTGCAGCACCTGGACAACTTGTCTCCCGTGCTTCCGCACCTGCAAAGCCAAAGACGTGCACAGACTTTTTTACTCTGACGTTTGGCACCCAATTTGCCCTCGGCAGCCCTGCTGGCATCAGGGAAAGGAGCCCTGCTTTTGCCTTTGCCGCTCTGTCCAGGCCCTTGAAGCAGCTCTCCCCCAGGGTCTTGCTAGGGAGGGGAATATCCCTGCAGTCAGAGCGCAGGGAAATCCGTCTCACCTCCACGGGCATGCTGCCGGCTGCGTTGCCCAGAGCTCTCGCTGCCAGCTGCCTTATGGTGCTGCTTCGGTGCTGTGCTTTCTCAGCCAAGACACGCAGAGTCTTCAGGACGTTCCTCTTCTCAAGAGGCGGCTCCTTCATCAGCTGCAACAGAGCAACACAGCCACGAGAGTCAGGACACAACCTCAGCCCAGGCACAGCACACAAGCAGGCTTCGCACAAAGGAGTCTCGATGGGGACGCTTGCTTCTCATCTCTCCCCACAGCAAGAGGCAGCCCAAGCAGCAATGTCTTTCAGAAAAGCCCTGGGgagcccccctgccctcctACTGCCTCACCTCAGCAAAGAAAGCCATGGCCGTCAGCTGCAGGTTTGCTGATGGGTAGCGCAGCCACTGGGAGAAGATCTCAATCAGCTCCCGGGAGATGAGCTGGGCACGGAGCAGGACACTGCACAAAGAGCACAAGGGGCAACGCCCGGTCAAGTGGgaaggctgcaggctgccaccGCGGACTtgccctcctccagcacaggcgctgctctgccctgcacagaGCTCCCCGAGCACGCAGGAAAGGGCCCCGGCAGCCGTTCCCCTGGGCGCAGCCACCGAGAGGAAGGCGAGATGCTGCCCTGGGGCTCTCACCTCGTCAGGAGGCACATGCCCTCGGCATAAGTGCGGGGGCTCTCCAGCAGCGCCGACATTTTCTGCCTCCAGAACGGCGTCAGCCAGCTCTTCTCAGCGCATTTGCTCAGCACTGCCATGAGAGTTTTGCAGAAAGGCCTGGGAAAGAGCAAGAGCCAGAGAAGTCTCAGATCAGAGCAGTGTTCCGCAGGGATCTTACAGAACTTACAGGGACTTAGCAGAGCAAGAATGCTCAGCAGCTTTACGAGCCGCTTCTTCACTCATCCCAAGCTCCAGCGACGGAGAGAGAGGCAAAGAAGCGCAGAGGCAACGCTCTGTAGCCACCAGGTCTGTGGCAAAAGCCGGCCAAAAAAGCAACTGTCTATTTAAGCCCTGGCAAGGTGCcctgttgtgttgtgttgtgttgtgggGGGACTGATGTGAGCACTCGAAcctccccagggaggcagcaccgCCTGAGTGCAATGCTTGGTGCACCCTGACAGGCCGGGAATTACACCGGCAGAGCCTCCACGGCAGGAAAGCACAGCTGCCCGTGGCCAGAGCTGGGCCACAAACCCTGCGAGGATGTGGCAGCTGTGCTTGTGCTCCCTGGGAGTCACCGCCCAGGAAGACCCTCAGCACACAGACATCTCTACCACAGTGAAAACCAACTTTGCACAAGCCATCGTGCAAGAatgacagagagaaaaacagagaaaagaaagcccCAAACAAACAgggatgggaggaaaaaagcaaatctgCAGCCTCAAGTGGCCTCCCGCCTAGGAAGCAGGACAGGAAACAACCAAGCATGCATGGCCAGGCAATTCAAGCCCCCCTTGCcctgcccctcctgctcctgacCTGCACACGTTGCCCTCTTGCCGCTGATCCTCAGCGTGCCCTCTCCAGGGGCTGAGGGGCGCAGACAGCATCTCTTCCCCCAGTGccttgctgagctgcagcaggagcccagggaggagggagggaagcaagCTCTGGACCCCCTCCTTGGACTGCACGGACACCATTACGGAGATGGCACGGGTGACCTGCAGGGAAATGAGAGCACCCGACAAGCACCCGTTAAACAAGAGCTTTGCCACCAGCCCCGGCCCGCTGGCTGCCTGGGGCACTTCTACTGCCTGCACGCCCCGTCTCCATCTCCGGGACAGCCttgcagcctgggagcagcGGCTGTCCCGGCCGTCCCGAACTGCTACCGCTGAGACACTGCAGCAGTGTCGAGACGCTTGCAAAGGGCACCCAACGCCTTGCCCTCGGACTGGGAGTGGGGGAGCAGGCACAAAGCCTCTGCCACCGAACGTACAGTCAAGGACTCCGGAGAAGGCTGGTGGGCGTGCAGCCTGCGACTGGgcgagctgggctgggagctgtcgTCTCCCACTTTCTTCAGCTTCCTCGCTAAGCGCTTCAGCACACCGAGGCCAATGCTGGCTCTCCCCAGAGTCCTCCACAGCTCCAGTGTGTTTCTGCCAAGAGATGTGCAACCATGAGCCCGTATGCTCTGTTACCAGTGCTACAAGCACACCTCCGACATTtggctggaggagaaggagctgctgctccccttgGATCGCCCTAGGGAGGGGAGGCAAGCTACGGCTCTCTGAGCCCAGCAGGAAAGGGAGGAGCGCATTGTACCTGTCCAGAGGCACAAACTTCTCAAGGATGACGTTTATCGTGAGCTCCCGGTGATGGCGGGCCAGGATCAGCACCGCATGGTGCACAAAGTACACGAACGAGGGCTCCAGCATGGACTCTGTGCAGGTGTGCAGGGCGGAGACGATTCCTCGCACCTGAAAGAAGCAGGGGAGAAAGAACGTCTTGGCACGGGAACATGGACGTTCAGCCCATGAGCCACGCCTGCTCCCTTGCCACGCTTTCACGCTCGAAGGCGAAATTTCACCCCTAGCACCCTGCCCGAGCCCTGACTCTGCACCGAGAGCTTCTTTAGCACACAAACGGCAAGATGTGTGGTGCGACAGCCAAAGCAAAAAAGTCCAAGGCATGGCAAAATGTCTCTTACGTCTGGACCAATGTCCTTGCCACACGTTTCCAGAAAGGTGAGCATCCAGTTGCCTGCAGCACGCACGCGGCTTCCTCTGGAATGCCGGAAGGGCCCCAGGATGGCATTCATGAAGTCTGCGGCCTGTTCTTTGGGGACGTTTTTGCAAACGACCTGGAAAGATGCAAGAACCAGGAGAGATCGAGAGCCCGTCACGGCTCCGCTCCAGCTCTTCAGAACATAAGGCAAGCTTGAGGGCACTCCTTACCTCTGCGATGCGGATGGAGGTCTGGAGCTGCTGAGAGGCGTCGCTGCGAGCACTCAGCCCCTCACACAAGCTCGCAGGGTCGTCTGTCTCCAACAGCCTGTTCGTGGCCTTGGCTGCAACGAGCACGGGGAGAAAAGGGGAGTCCCACTTAGGGCAACTGAACTTCCCTTCCCAGCCTTTGCTGAAGGCCAGGGGAGTCAGTCTTGAACTCGCTGCAGCGGGATGGCCCTTGCCAGGTTCCCGCTAGGCCAGGCGGGGCAGAGGGCCGGCAGGCGCCTGCTCTACTCACACTCACCTTGGATGTGGAGAAGGGAGCTGAGGCAGGCAGCGGCCAGCTGGCGGGAGCTGCTCGTGGGCTCACAGGTCAGAGGCCCCAGCAATCCCGCCAAGGCGCCAAACGGCAGGTAGGCACCTCTTGTCTGCAGGGGCGAGAGGAAGAACAAGGGCTGGAGGTGGCCCCAGCACTCCCTTGCGTCTCCCAGCCGCGCCCTGCTCAGGCCAGGACTGGGCAGAGGGGGGCTGGGCGCTGGGGGACCCCACAGCCCGTGCacagctgggcagagctgccctgccAGGCCCCCTTGCAGCTGGGGGCACACGCTGGGCATCCTTCCTCACCTGAAAAGCCACTCCATCTCTGcagtcctccagcagctgggcgCAGACCTGCAGGGCTTTCTTGCACACCCACGGCTTGTCCGAGGAGAGCCAGAACCACAGcacctggggcagagcagctctgtctgCCAAGGGGCATCTTTCCCTTCCCGCCATCCCTCTccatttccctcccttcctggcACTTTCCCTGCGGCACTGCCCCACTCTCTTCAGACGCACCTGCTCCCACCCAGGAgcttttccctgcagccagctccctgctgcagccagccaggggCTGCCTCTTGGCTTTCCCCCCTGCAGGGCCCACTTCTTGGCCTCCCCGAGCTCACAGTCACCTGGCATGGCAGCAGGAGgttcctgctcctctgctaATTCCCCACTGGTGACAGGAGGGACGCTTGCCCCAGCACCCCATGGATACTCACCTCGGCGATGTCTACCAAGTCGACAGGGCTTGGCTTTGCCTTGAGCAGGACTGCCATGAGCCGGCCCAGAGCCTTCGTGGCCATGTGCAGAGACTGAAAGCGGGGGAGAGGGACGCAGATGCAGGATCacggctgctgccagcacacagcttgtgctggggagggcagctTGTCCTGAGCgagaggtgggcagggaagggacaGCAAGTtacctggagctgcagcactgcctgctctgcGTTCCTGATCTCCCCAGTCTGCTCAGCCGCTGAAGGAAGTGGCAGGATGGCCCGGCAGCAGTCAGACAGCAGGCTGCAAATTTCCTTGCTGCTGAACGAGATCTCCAGCTTGCTggcaaggggaaaaaggaagacgagggaaaacaataaaaaagaggaGTTCCTAGCACTCTCCAGAGAGGGTCACATGGCATCTGGGCTTGTCCTCATCGACAGCCCCAAATGCAAGCAGCCtaggctggggcagggagtgctgctctTTGGGAGCTCCCCGACAGGAGGAACGTCATCCCGCCTCACAGCCCCCGCAGCTCCTCGCTCTTACCTCCACTGCTCCAGGGCCAGAATCACCTTCAGGTGCAGGGACGCTGCCGGGAAGTCCCAGAGCGTCGTCTTCATCAAGTTCTGCAAGAGAAAGTTGCCAAGTGGGCATTGGGCACAGGAGAGCTCTCGCATCCTGCCCAGGGACGGGCACTCCTGCCAGACACTGGCTGCAGCGCTCCCGCAGCTCCCACAGGGGCGCTGCAGGATGGAGCAGCTCCCCAGCGGCTGCCCAGCCATGGCCACTGCCTGCCAGCACCCAAGGGCCCCCCCCACCAGCTGGGGACACGGCTCCAGGAGCTCCCACGCGGCTGAGGGAGACCTTCCTGCCTCCTGGCATGGCCCCAAACTCCCCTGCAAGACAGCCCTGGCTCTGGGCACTCACCTGCAGGatcagcagcagcttgtgctTCAGGACAGGATGGAAGCTGCCCAAGTTCCCCGCAGCGTGGATGGCACAGCCGACCTCAAGGATGCTCTGCGCCAGGGCAAGATTGGTCTGCAAGTTCTGGGGcccaagagagaagaaaaccctTGGAACTGGAGGAAGGGCCACGGGCTGCAAGAGGAACATGTGCACGCGGGGGAAATCTAGGGGAAGCGCTTGGATCTTTGTGCTGGGACAAACCATTCCTCGGGGGACCTTGAGAAAGAGACAGCCAGGCTCAGGATGCCCTAGCATGGAGGGCTTGGAgctggggcacccagcagccctgcccctgcATGCCCCGAGCTctcacctggctgctggagatggagagcagcaggatgtTGCCCGCGATGTCTGCCTCCACGTGGGCGAGCAGTTGTTCCTTGGAGGCACGCAGTGCCATGCTGCTGTGGGCGAGCATGACAGCCCTGCAAGTGGCCTCAGCTCTCCTGCTGGCCTGGGTCGTCTGCGTTGCAAGAGATGCTGTGAGACGTCCGCCCCATGGCCCCCCACAGCCCACAATGAAGAGCAGGTGGAAGACAGCCAGGGAGGGAAACCCCAAACACCTCACCTTCCTGCCTCTGGAAACCCTAAGGCCCCGGACACTGCTCGAGGTGGCAGCAAATGTTGTCAGTGTCTCCAAGGCCAGGCGGAAGTGGCTGTCGGCGGCTTGGCAGACGAGAGCAATGATTCCCTGCAACAAAAGAGCGAGGGACAGTTGGCACAGGCCCAGCCGTTCACAGTGGCGGGCAGCGATGAGGAGCTGGAAAAGGCCTGGAGCAGGGCccagggacagagcagggaAGCTCACCTGGGCCTCAGATGGCTCCTCAGGTTGTGCTCTCATCAGATGGTGCAGCAGGTTCTCTTGGACATGTGGGAGTTCCTGACAAGCTCCCAGCGTCGTCCCAAGAGCCTTGTACAGGAAAGCCTGCAAGGGAAGAAGCCGAGCCCGAGATGCAGCAAGAGCCTGGCGTGCTGCAACGGGGCCAGAGCAGGACAGGCGCCAGCGCACGGGGAGCAGCCGAGCCCGGACGCAGGGATGGGCTTTCGCCAGCCCCGCTCAGCACAAGAGGAGGGAAAGGCCGCGGGGGGCAAGGGCCGGGGAAGCAGCGCAGACAGCCCTCGTGGGCAGAGCAGcgcctgcagccccagccccagccccgcacgTGGGCGGGGGCCCCGTGGCTGCGCTGCCAGGGGAGAGCCGGGCAGGGAACCGAccttctccccagagctgctgggagagctgtCCAGCCGCTGGCTCAGCGCACAGCTCAGGCGCTTGATCCAGGCGTCGTCCCCGATGGTTTCCAGGGATGCCCTCAGGAACTGCAGgagagaacaggagaggaagCGAATGCTTCTTGGCCTTTGACAAGCAGGAAGAGGCAGTGCCAAGGCACACGGCCACGCCAGAGTGGCCTTCCACGAGAGCTGTGGCCCgtgggagaagggagagacTCCTCTAGGAGGAGGAGTGGGGTGCCTGGGAAACAcccctgccagctggggaaTGCCACCTCTATCTATATGCTACGCCTCCCAGGGCTGCAGTACCTGAAGCAGACGGCGCTCCCACTCGGCAGCGTCTGGGATGTTCCCCTTTCCTCctagaaagaagacaaaaaccTTGCTTGGGACCAAGCCACaacagaagagctgctgcaaaGCTGGCCTGGCCCAGGGAAGCTGGTGGCTGCACCCGCTCCAGAGGCAGCCGTCCGTCCCTCCCCACAAGCACCgccccagcagggccatggAGGTGCCACCAGGGCCGGGACGAATGGATGGCTGTGGGACCGCTCCCCCCAGCTTCAGTGCTGGCTCCCCGGCAGGGAAACGAAACGGCAGCAGAAGAAGCACTGGGCACCAGGCGGGGATTCCCCTTAGCCATGCTGGGAAGCTGACTTGCCatgccctccctcccctgccccctccccagcagcactttACCTTGGAGgtactgcagcagcaggggaatcTCGCTGTTCCACGTGGCCCCCACAGCTCCGTGGATCCTGCTGTggaggctctgcagcaccagcaaggcagcagcttgGAGGTCACTGCCCGCAAAAGGAGACCCCGCCACCACCAGCAGGCGAGCCAGCAAGTTGTGCGGAGTCAGCGTCGTGTCTgaggggagaaagaaatgctggGTGAGATGCCGAGCCACACCGTGCCCTGCCACGCTGCCGTCCCTGCAGGGCGCAGACCAGAGGGAAGCAGAGCTCCGTGGGGGAGTTGCTACTCCTACCTTGCAACAGGGCGTTGAGGACATCGGGATCCAGTTCGTGATGCTCGTGCCCTGCTGTCAGCTCATTTCTCTCAGCCAGGGCGCGGAGACAGCGCGAGAGGGGGATCAGCATGCCCGTGTACTTGGCTGGCATCACATAGATCAGCAGCCTCGGCCACAGGAGCTGTAGGCAATGAGACAATTCAGCCCGTCAGCATTTCTGCCTCAGCTCAGAGATGGGGAGGATGGTGTGCATCTCCCTGAGCACTTGAGAGCATGCTGGGGGGGAGCTTTCAGGTGTGCAAAGGGGGCTAGGAACAAATGGCCTgacggagaggagaggagaggagaggagaggagaggagaggagaggagaggagaggagaggagaggagaggagaggagaggagaggagaggagaggagaggagaggagaggagaggagaggagaggagaggagaggagaggagaggagaggagaggagaggagaggagaggagaggagaggagaggagaggagaggagaggagaggagaggagaggagaggagaggagaggagaggagaggagaggagaggagaggagaggagaggagaggagcagcagcagcagcagcagcaggacagaggagGACTTACTTTGGCCATCCCTCTCACAGAGATGTCCAGTGACCCCAGGACGTCCATGCACAGCCCTTGGAGAGCTCCTTCTTCCTGGGCTTCCTGGGCAGACAGGAGTCCCGCAGCCTGCAAGACACCATTGGGAACCCCCCGCCCCGCTTGCTCTCAGTTCCTGCCCCAGAAGGCTCAGGCGTGGCCCCAGCAGGCTCCCATGccagcctcctggcagcagaTCTCCCCAGGGAAGATGTTGCACGCTGGCCTTACCCTTCTGCTCGAGCTCTGGCTGAACTCGCTGAAGATGTAGCCCACAACGTCCCACgctgagcagctctgggcaTTGGCACTGAGCAGCTCCCTGATGAAGTGCAGAACTGCCCTCCTCACCTGCCAGGGGTCAAGTGTGCTTAGCACAGGGCCACGGGGACCTGCCCATGCCGGCAGCGGCATCACCTCTGGCCGTCAGCCCTCCCTCCGGTAAACACGAAGGAGCGGGGAAATGGCTGCCTAGGTCCGAGCCCTTCTAGTCCAGCCTTGCcaggctctgcctctgccctgaGGGAAAAGGTTGCTCTCCCATCCCAACCCCGAACCCGACCCCGACCCTGACGGCACAGTCCCTTCCCAAAGCAGCTCACCGGGATGCTGGGGTCCCTGCACACACTCTTGACAGCCTCCACCACCTCGGGCAGCTTCTCTGCCATCGCGGGCTCTGCAAGAGATCCAGTGAGGCATGCGTGGAGGCACAGCCCAGAGGGCGGAAGAGAGCCCTCCAAGCCCTGACCCCGCAGTACTGACCGTCACAGCGTGCCAGAGCACCGAGCAGACCCAGGGCTGCCACGCGCACGGCCTCCCTCTCGTGGCCCAGCTGGGACTCCAGGAACAGGATCGTCTCCTCTGGGCAGATGCGAGCTGTGGGGAGGAAATCCCATCCTGCATTAGCAAGCAGCTTACCCCCATTGCTGAGCTTTGGGAGAGAGCTGCCGGGACCCCACGGGGCATCgccacagctcctctccttACCTTGCAGCAGGAtgcactggctcagctctgccttctgGTCCTGGCTGTGCTCTTTGGTGTCGGCAGTGAGCTGTGGGAACAAGGTGGGAACATGGTGGAGAAAGTCCCAGCAGCATTGAGAGGGCCCGAAAAGAAACGGCGCTGCCAGCTCTCATCTCCCTGGGCACTGGTGGCAAGAGGACCCCCAGCCAAAACCCAGCCCACCCCACAGCGTCCCCAGGGACCCACGCACAGGTCTGAAGCACCCAGGAGCCACCCAGGAGCCAAGGCCGAGCAGCATTCAAAGACTCGGGGCTCTGGAGTCCTCCCGAGACTCAGCCAAGAGGGAATTGCTGTGGCTGTGTGGGTGCAGGCTCCCCTTACCTCGCTGTACACGACGCTGTTAAT from Anas acuta chromosome 4, bAnaAcu1.1, whole genome shotgun sequence includes these protein-coding regions:
- the LOC137855313 gene encoding maestro heat-like repeat-containing protein family member 2B, translated to MKMGSAIVSKLLREACTESRWKWHTGAGEKLKLREAEPRTQLPLAAQDILWFYDPSGEVVKGDNQTKIRLLGAASPAEISLPAGQDPRPYQLQPPAASSTDDTCSVLSFLPGVGCWPRRSRRQGRGRVPGPVPEAAPTSATVVTSLLERLQDEEGDRAQTYCELESVLWGDDSCLQCGVVNRLLAEVSWDLTADQGVTEDTKVAASDVLVALARSHFSFVLAELLAQLNAPGQISKEFVLITVGKLLSTNALQCIPFMRVVLLGLRTVVGQLGSGRILRAACGALEQWAKVVNVYICTWKGCSLPATEKEQLYENLAQVFCSVASNWLDCQEEEDKQAVIGAMTPLMRVLLHKEEHREHVWEQLLWLLQQYRTVQDASRVTKSLLSFLEALEQVQIPVPKGKCLAINSVVYSELTADTKEHSQDQKAELSQCILLQARICPEETILFLESQLGHEREAVRVAALGLLGALARCDEPAMAEKLPEVVEAVKSVCRDPSIPVRRAVLHFIRELLSANAQSCSAWDVVGYIFSEFSQSSSRRAAGLLSAQEAQEEGALQGLCMDVLGSLDISVRGMAKLLWPRLLIYVMPAKYTGMLIPLSRCLRALAERNELTAGHEHHELDPDVLNALLQDTTLTPHNLLARLLVVAGSPFAGSDLQAAALLVLQSLHSRIHGAVGATWNSEIPLLLQYLQGGKGNIPDAAEWERRLLQFLRASLETIGDDAWIKRLSCALSQRLDSSPSSSGEKAFLYKALGTTLGACQELPHVQENLLHHLMRAQPEEPSEAQGIIALVCQAADSHFRLALETLTTFAATSSSVRGLRVSRGRKTTQASRRAEATCRAVMLAHSSMALRASKEQLLAHVEADIAGNILLLSISSSQNLQTNLALAQSILEVGCAIHAAGNLGSFHPVLKHKLLLILQNLMKTTLWDFPAASLHLKVILALEQWSKLEISFSSKEICSLLSDCCRAILPLPSAAEQTGEIRNAEQAVLQLQSLHMATKALGRLMAVLLKAKPSPVDLVDIAEVLWFWLSSDKPWVCKKALQVCAQLLEDCRDGVAFQTRGAYLPFGALAGLLGPLTCEPTSSSRQLAAACLSSLLHIQAKATNRLLETDDPASLCEGLSARSDASQQLQTSIRIAEVVCKNVPKEQAADFMNAILGPFRHSRGSRVRAAGNWMLTFLETCGKDIGPDVRGIVSALHTCTESMLEPSFVYFVHHAVLILARHHRELTINVILEKFVPLDRNTLELWRTLGRASIGLGVLKRLARKLKKVGDDSSQPSSPSRRLHAHQPSPESLTVTRAISVMVSVQSKEGVQSLLPSLLPGLLLQLSKALGEEMLSAPLSPWRGHAEDQRQEGNVCRPFCKTLMAVLSKCAEKSWLTPFWRQKMSALLESPRTYAEGMCLLTSVLLRAQLISRELIEIFSQWLRYPSANLQLTAMAFFAELMKEPPLEKRNVLKTLRVLAEKAQHRSSTIRQLAARALGNAAGSMPVEVRKHGRQVVQVLQQSLADTACPEVVAESMLALAELVRVLQAVNLGSAFEDIARATKMFFESEEEYLRYSALRLYSVLASSASSKRSFFAGEVAETWVSLFLHLRDPDSAVASVSALGACSQSPRKLRGHGPGVAG